From the genome of Amycolatopsis sp. NBC_01488, one region includes:
- a CDS encoding D-sedoheptulose-7-phosphate isomerase produces MSWSPNHPDAVDALFERRKAPVLALADDARTVAEACHSMARRFHRGGKLVVFGNGGPSTDAQHVAVEFVHPVIVGKRALPALSLTADVATVTGVANRVGLEDVFAHQLRIIGEPADIALGISTDGDCANVRRALETARDLGMLTVALTGGDGGAIAATPGLDHVLVARSTDPRVVKEVHVTTYHVLWELVHVFFEHPGVLTPEVAS; encoded by the coding sequence ATGTCGTGGTCACCGAATCACCCGGACGCCGTCGACGCCCTCTTCGAGCGCCGGAAGGCTCCAGTGCTCGCCTTGGCCGACGACGCCAGGACGGTGGCCGAGGCGTGCCACAGCATGGCGCGCCGCTTCCACCGCGGCGGCAAGCTCGTGGTGTTCGGCAACGGCGGCCCCAGCACCGACGCCCAGCACGTCGCGGTCGAGTTCGTCCACCCGGTGATCGTCGGCAAGCGCGCGCTGCCCGCGCTCTCGCTCACCGCCGACGTCGCGACGGTCACCGGTGTCGCCAACCGCGTCGGCCTCGAGGACGTCTTCGCCCACCAGCTGCGGATCATCGGCGAACCGGCCGACATCGCGCTGGGCATCTCGACCGACGGCGACTGCGCGAACGTCCGCCGCGCCCTCGAAACCGCCCGGGACCTCGGCATGCTCACCGTCGCGCTGACCGGCGGCGACGGCGGCGCGATCGCCGCGACTCCCGGTCTCGACCACGTCCTCGTCGCCCGTTCGACCGACCCGCGGGTCGTCAAGGAGGTCCACGTGACCACCTACCACGTGCTGTGGGAGCTGGTGCACGTCTTCTTCGAGCATCCCGGCGTGCTGACCCCGGAGGTGGCGTCGTGA
- a CDS encoding HypC/HybG/HupF family hydrogenase formation chaperone yields MCITCSDTAVEVTVVELLEHELAVVDTGSTREEVSVALVDAGVGDRILVHAGEAIARLESPDPAKSRPAAERQ; encoded by the coding sequence GTGTGCATCACCTGCTCCGACACCGCGGTCGAGGTGACCGTGGTCGAGCTCCTCGAGCACGAGCTCGCTGTCGTGGACACCGGATCCACCCGGGAAGAGGTCAGTGTGGCGCTGGTCGACGCCGGCGTCGGCGACCGCATCCTGGTGCACGCCGGGGAAGCCATCGCACGCTTGGAGAGTCCTGATCCGGCCAAAAGCAGGCCGGCCGCTGAGCGGCAGTAA
- a CDS encoding D-sedoheptulose-7-phosphate isomerase produces the protein MTRDHPVTDGLEALYPFLYSGESDLDAVLHQVEQSTVDKVREIVTLRGDVLAADRDRLFACAQDLAHAFRGGGRLLAFGNGGSSTDAQDLASLFLSPAGDAKPLPAFGLTNDIAVVTALSNDIGFDVVFARQIGAFGRPGDIAVGLSTSGNSANLMRAFDEAARRGMVTVGIAGYDGGKMAELDSIDHLFVVPSPSVHRIQEAQTTLYHALWELTLGALDDSGVDQP, from the coding sequence ATGACGCGGGACCACCCCGTCACCGACGGTCTCGAGGCGCTGTACCCGTTCCTGTACTCGGGTGAAAGCGACCTCGACGCCGTCCTCCACCAGGTCGAACAGTCCACTGTGGACAAAGTGCGCGAGATCGTCACCCTGCGCGGCGACGTGCTCGCGGCCGACCGCGACCGCCTGTTCGCGTGCGCGCAGGACCTGGCGCACGCGTTCCGCGGCGGCGGCAGGCTGCTCGCCTTCGGCAACGGCGGCAGCTCGACCGACGCCCAGGACCTCGCCAGCCTGTTCCTCAGCCCGGCGGGCGACGCGAAACCGTTGCCCGCCTTCGGGCTCACGAACGACATCGCGGTGGTGACCGCCCTGTCCAACGACATCGGGTTCGACGTCGTGTTCGCCCGCCAGATCGGTGCTTTCGGGCGTCCCGGCGACATTGCGGTGGGCCTGTCCACCAGCGGGAACTCCGCGAACTTGATGCGCGCCTTCGACGAAGCCGCCCGGCGCGGCATGGTGACCGTCGGCATCGCCGGCTACGACGGGGGGAAGATGGCCGAGCTGGACAGCATCGACCACCTCTTCGTCGTCCCGTCACCGTCCGTGCACCGCATCCAGGAAGCCCAAACGACCCTCTACCACGCGCTGTGGGAGCTAACCCTCGGCGCGCTCGACGACTCCGGGGTTGACCAGCCGTGA
- a CDS encoding hydrogenase expression protein HypE, which yields MTHAAEQTEEQPIHILWINAGLSCDGDSVALTAATQPSIEEIVLGALPGLPKIAVHWPLIDFECGPDKGADTFIEWFYKADRGELEPFVLVVEGSIPNEAIKEEGYWCGFGNNPETGQPMTTSEWLDRLAPKALAILAAGTCATYGGIHAMEGNPTGAMGVPDYLGWDWKSGAGIPIVCVPGCPTHPDNLSETITYLLYQAAGQAPMIPLDDHLRPQWLFGATVHEGCDRGGYYEQGEFATEYGSPKCLVKLGCWGPVVKCNVPKRGWINGVGGCPNVGGICIGCTMPGFPDKFMPFMDEPPGANVSSLASGAYGSVIRRLRKITERKADTEPKWRHKGTKLDTGYQAGARS from the coding sequence GTGACTCATGCCGCAGAGCAAACCGAAGAGCAGCCCATCCACATCCTCTGGATCAACGCGGGCCTGTCCTGCGACGGCGACTCCGTCGCACTGACCGCCGCGACGCAACCGAGCATCGAGGAAATCGTCCTCGGTGCGTTGCCCGGCCTGCCCAAGATCGCGGTCCACTGGCCGCTGATCGACTTCGAATGCGGCCCCGACAAGGGGGCCGACACGTTCATCGAGTGGTTCTACAAGGCCGACCGCGGCGAGCTGGAGCCGTTCGTGCTGGTCGTCGAGGGCTCGATCCCGAACGAGGCGATCAAGGAGGAGGGCTACTGGTGCGGGTTCGGGAACAACCCCGAGACCGGCCAGCCGATGACGACCAGCGAGTGGCTGGACCGCCTGGCGCCCAAGGCCCTGGCGATCCTGGCCGCCGGCACCTGCGCCACCTACGGCGGCATCCACGCGATGGAGGGCAACCCGACCGGGGCCATGGGCGTGCCCGACTACCTGGGCTGGGACTGGAAGTCCGGCGCCGGCATCCCGATCGTCTGCGTGCCCGGCTGCCCGACCCACCCGGACAACCTGTCCGAGACCATCACCTACCTGCTCTACCAGGCCGCCGGGCAGGCGCCGATGATCCCGCTCGACGACCACCTGCGGCCGCAGTGGCTCTTCGGCGCGACCGTGCACGAGGGCTGCGACCGCGGCGGCTACTACGAGCAGGGCGAGTTCGCGACCGAGTACGGCTCCCCGAAGTGCCTGGTCAAGCTGGGCTGCTGGGGCCCGGTCGTGAAGTGCAACGTGCCGAAGCGCGGCTGGATCAACGGCGTCGGCGGCTGCCCGAACGTCGGCGGCATCTGCATCGGCTGCACCATGCCGGGCTTCCCGGACAAGTTCATGCCGTTCATGGACGAGCCGCCGGGCGCGAACGTGTCGTCGCTGGCCAGCGGCGCGTACGGGTCGGTGATCCGCCGGCTGCGGAAGATCACCGAGCGCAAGGCCGACACCGAACCGAAGTGGCGGCACAAGGGCACCAAGCTCGACACCGGCTACCAGGCAGGGGCGCGGTCATGA
- a CDS encoding nickel-dependent hydrogenase large subunit: MTEMKEKTDLVEMAWDPITRIVGSLGIYTKIDWAQKKVVECHSTSSVFRGYSIFMKGKDPRDAHFITSRICGICGDNHATCSVYNQNMAYGVRPPHLGEWIINLGEAAEYMFDHNIFQENLVGVDYCEKMVAETNPGVLELANRTEAPHAGDHGYRTIGDIMRSLNPLEGEFYREALQVSRSTREMFCLMEGRHVHPSTLYPGGVGTVATVQLFTDYLTRLMRYVEFMKRCLPMHDDLFDFFYEAIPGYEEVGRRRILLGCWGSLNDPEYCDFTYQNMESWGRKMFVTPGVVVDGKLVTTSLLDINLGIRILLGSSFYEDWVDQPMFVTQDPLGNPVDQRHPWNQHTIPRPAKRDFDSKYSWTMSPRWFDGTDHLALDTGGGPIARLWVTALAGLVDTPYLKSTGHSVVINLPRTATKPEVTFEWKIPKWSNALERNRARTYFQAYAAALALHFADQALGEVRQGNTKTWEPFKVPDEGVSCGFTEAVRGVLSHHMVIKGGKIANYHPYPPTPWNGSVRDSFGTPGPYEDAVQNTPIFEENSQENFKGIDIMRAVRSFDPCLPCGVHMYTGSGKVLERLHTPHAFGGELG, from the coding sequence ATGACCGAAATGAAGGAAAAGACCGATCTCGTCGAGATGGCGTGGGACCCGATCACCCGGATCGTCGGCAGCCTGGGGATCTACACGAAGATCGACTGGGCGCAGAAGAAGGTCGTCGAGTGCCACAGCACGTCGTCGGTCTTCCGCGGCTACAGCATCTTCATGAAGGGCAAGGACCCGCGCGACGCGCACTTCATCACCAGCCGGATCTGCGGGATCTGCGGTGACAACCACGCGACGTGCTCGGTCTACAACCAGAACATGGCCTACGGCGTTCGCCCGCCGCACCTCGGCGAGTGGATCATCAACCTCGGCGAGGCCGCCGAGTACATGTTCGACCACAACATCTTCCAGGAGAACCTGGTCGGGGTCGACTACTGCGAGAAGATGGTCGCCGAGACCAACCCCGGCGTGCTGGAGCTGGCCAACCGCACCGAGGCACCGCACGCGGGCGACCACGGCTACCGGACCATCGGCGACATCATGCGCTCGCTGAACCCGCTCGAAGGCGAGTTCTACCGCGAGGCCCTGCAGGTGTCGCGCAGCACCCGGGAGATGTTCTGCCTGATGGAGGGCCGGCACGTCCATCCGTCCACTTTGTACCCCGGCGGCGTCGGCACGGTGGCGACCGTGCAGCTGTTCACCGACTACCTGACCCGGCTGATGCGCTACGTCGAGTTCATGAAGCGCTGCCTGCCGATGCACGACGACCTCTTCGACTTCTTCTACGAAGCCATCCCCGGCTACGAAGAAGTCGGGCGGCGCCGGATCCTGCTCGGCTGCTGGGGCAGCCTCAACGACCCCGAGTACTGCGACTTCACCTACCAGAACATGGAGTCCTGGGGCCGCAAGATGTTCGTGACGCCCGGCGTGGTCGTCGACGGCAAGCTCGTCACGACCAGCCTGCTCGACATCAACCTCGGGATCCGGATCCTGCTCGGCAGCTCGTTCTACGAGGACTGGGTCGACCAGCCGATGTTCGTCACGCAGGATCCGCTCGGCAACCCGGTCGACCAGCGCCACCCGTGGAACCAGCACACCATCCCGCGCCCGGCCAAGCGCGACTTCGACAGCAAGTACTCGTGGACGATGTCGCCGCGCTGGTTCGACGGCACGGACCACCTGGCCCTCGACACCGGCGGCGGCCCGATCGCCCGGCTGTGGGTGACCGCGCTGGCCGGGCTCGTCGACACGCCGTACCTGAAGTCGACCGGCCACAGCGTCGTGATCAACCTGCCCCGCACGGCGACCAAGCCCGAGGTCACCTTCGAGTGGAAGATCCCGAAGTGGAGCAACGCGCTCGAGCGCAACCGTGCCCGGACGTACTTCCAGGCGTACGCGGCCGCGCTGGCGCTGCACTTCGCCGACCAGGCCCTCGGTGAGGTCCGCCAGGGCAACACCAAGACGTGGGAGCCGTTCAAGGTCCCGGACGAGGGCGTGAGCTGCGGCTTCACCGAAGCGGTCCGCGGCGTGCTCTCGCACCACATGGTGATCAAGGGCGGCAAGATCGCGAACTACCACCCGTACCCGCCGACGCCGTGGAACGGCAGCGTCCGCGACAGCTTCGGCACGCCGGGGCCGTACGAGGACGCCGTGCAGAACACGCCGATCTTCGAGGAGAACAGCCAGGAGAACTTCAAGGGCATCGACATCATGCGCGCGGTCCGCAGCTTCGACCCGTGCCTGCCCTGCGGCGTCCACATGTACACCGGGTCCGGGAAAGTCCTGGAGCGCCTGCACACCCCGCACGCGTTCGGCGGGGAGCTCGGCTGA